A window of the Gossypium arboreum isolate Shixiya-1 chromosome 2, ASM2569848v2, whole genome shotgun sequence genome harbors these coding sequences:
- the LOC108465621 gene encoding uncharacterized protein LOC108465621, producing the protein WSIYSALFVATSAFYFTLECVLLIVEGLIFITRRLFCTVGVHPTRCKEFEESGDPKKHFQALLALAKEGIQKGKVVAIGECGLDYDRLHFCPPEVQKKYFEKQFELAYATKLPMFLHMRAAAEDFCEIMERNINKFTSGVTHSFTGSAEDRDKLLSFHNMYIGVNGCSLKMAENLDVVRGIPVERMMIETDSPYCEIKSTHAGINFVKSLWPSKKKEKYDKECPVKGRNEPCLVLRVKLLFPV; encoded by the exons TGGTCTATTTATAGTGCTTTATTTGTTGCCACGTCTGCCTTTTATTTTACTTTAGAATGTGTTTTGCTCATTGTCGAAGGTTTGATATTCATTACAAGGAGGCTTTTCTGCACAGTTGGAGTGCACCCAACTAGATGCAAG gAGTTTGAAGAGAGTGGGGATCCTAAAAAACATTTTCAAGCTCTTTTGGCATTGGCTAAGGAGGGAATTCAAAAAGGGAAG GTGGTTGCAATTGGTGAATGTGGATTGGATTATGACAGGCTTCACTTTTGCCCACCAGAAGTTCAAAAGAA GTATTTTGAGAAGCAGTTTGAATTAGCATATGCCACAAAGCTGCCCATGTTTCTGCATATGCGTGCAGCTGCAGAAGATTTCTGTGAAATTATGGAACGAAATATTAACAA GTTCACTAGTGGGGTTACTCATTCATTTACCGGTAGTGCTGAAGACCGTGATAAGCTTCTCTCATTTCATAACATGTATATAG GTGTAAATGGATGCTCTCTGAAGATGGCTGAAAATCTTGATGTTGTGAGGGGCATACCTGTTGAAAGAATGATGATTGAGACTGATTCTCCATATTGTGAAATCAAGAGTACTCATGCTGGGATTAATTTTGTGAAATCCTTATGGCCTTCTAAGAAGAAAGAGAAGTATGACAAAGAGTGTCCTGTTAAAGGGCGTAATGAACCTTGTTTAGTGCTGCGAGTGAAACTGCTTTTTCCAGTATAA